One Rhizobium sp. NRK18 genomic window carries:
- a CDS encoding alpha/beta hydrolase, whose protein sequence is MKAVDATFPSDLSVEMAELMARVLAEDGPQPDTTTLEPAIGRALAENANRRWNRELPEIASRSSVMLEVDDNLGSAARRMEVIVPEDAAPGAILFVHGGGFAFCSPESHERCARILAIESGLPVLVPDYRLAPEHPFPSGLKDCIAALRQAFSATAGRGVEPGPLLIAGDSAGANLALAALLYEQSGGLRGADGALLFYGTYDRDFWTASYRQFADGPGLTTGKMERYWNWYVDAGDMEPDLLATPLLASDAQLAALPPLHLMAAGIDPLLSDSIRLAERLEAVGRAERLMIVPGVTHGFLQNTIDLEAAREALRRAGMDARRMALKL, encoded by the coding sequence ATGAAGGCCGTAGACGCCACTTTTCCTTCGGATTTGTCCGTCGAAATGGCGGAACTGATGGCCCGTGTCCTGGCCGAGGACGGTCCGCAGCCGGATACGACCACGCTGGAGCCCGCCATCGGCAGGGCCCTTGCGGAAAACGCCAACCGGCGCTGGAATCGGGAGCTTCCCGAGATCGCCTCGCGCTCTTCGGTGATGCTGGAAGTCGACGACAATCTCGGAAGTGCTGCCCGTCGCATGGAGGTCATTGTGCCGGAGGACGCCGCTCCCGGCGCCATTCTCTTTGTTCACGGTGGCGGTTTCGCCTTCTGCAGCCCGGAAAGCCATGAACGATGCGCCCGCATTCTGGCGATCGAAAGCGGTCTTCCGGTCCTGGTGCCGGACTATCGGCTTGCGCCCGAACACCCGTTCCCGTCAGGCCTCAAGGACTGTATTGCCGCATTGCGCCAGGCGTTTTCGGCAACCGCCGGCAGGGGTGTCGAGCCGGGGCCGCTTCTCATTGCCGGCGATTCTGCCGGCGCCAACCTCGCCCTTGCAGCCCTTTTGTATGAGCAGTCGGGCGGATTGCGCGGCGCGGATGGCGCTCTGCTGTTCTACGGAACCTACGACCGGGATTTCTGGACGGCTTCCTACCGGCAGTTTGCCGACGGTCCGGGCCTGACGACGGGCAAGATGGAGCGATACTGGAACTGGTATGTCGACGCGGGAGACATGGAGCCGGACCTGCTCGCCACTCCGCTTCTCGCCAGCGATGCGCAACTGGCGGCCCTGCCGCCGCTGCATCTGATGGCAGCGGGCATAGACCCCCTTCTTTCCGACAGCATTCGCCTGGCCGAACGCCTCGAAGCGGTGGGCCGTGCCGAACGGCTCATGATCGTTCCCGGCGTGACCCACGGATTTCTGCAGAACACCATCGACCTTGAGGCGGCGCGGGAGGCGCTCCGTCGGGCCGGCATGGATGCAAGACGGATGGCCTTGAAACTCTAG
- a CDS encoding P1 family peptidase, with the protein MRNLITDIAGVTVGHATDVALASGVTVILFDHAVTGSGITLGGAPGTRDTTLLDPGMTVCEVDAFVLSGGSAFGLDAAGGVQAALRAAGRGFPVGPVRVPIVPQAILMDLLNGGNKDWGRHSPYRDMGEAACLAAGGHFPLGSVGAGTGATTASVKGGLGSASAVSSKGYRIGAIAAVNALGSPTIGRGAHFWAAPFEQRSEFGGLGLPPTFNEDHTAFRLKGMQETATTIGAVVTDAALSKQQAYRLAIMAQDGIARAILPAHLPLDGDTVFSAATGEKPLEAMADYLELCHLATAVMARAVARGVYEATTLPHPGAQPAWRDRFGP; encoded by the coding sequence ATGCGCAATCTCATCACAGACATCGCGGGTGTCACCGTCGGCCATGCCACGGATGTTGCGCTTGCCTCCGGCGTCACCGTCATCCTCTTCGATCACGCGGTCACCGGGTCCGGTATCACGCTCGGCGGCGCCCCGGGCACGCGCGACACCACGCTTCTCGATCCGGGCATGACGGTCTGCGAGGTAGACGCCTTCGTGCTGTCCGGCGGCTCCGCCTTCGGCCTCGATGCGGCAGGCGGCGTGCAGGCGGCCTTGCGCGCTGCCGGACGCGGCTTTCCGGTCGGGCCGGTCCGGGTACCAATCGTCCCGCAGGCCATCCTGATGGACCTCCTGAATGGCGGCAACAAGGATTGGGGCCGGCATTCGCCCTATCGCGACATGGGCGAGGCGGCATGTCTTGCCGCCGGCGGGCATTTCCCGCTTGGCAGTGTCGGCGCAGGGACGGGCGCGACGACGGCGAGCGTCAAGGGAGGGCTGGGGTCGGCGAGCGCTGTCTCATCGAAGGGATACCGGATCGGCGCAATCGCCGCCGTCAATGCACTGGGCTCGCCGACGATCGGCAGAGGCGCGCATTTCTGGGCAGCGCCTTTCGAACAGAGGAGTGAATTCGGCGGACTTGGCCTGCCGCCAACGTTCAACGAAGACCACACAGCCTTCCGGCTGAAGGGCATGCAGGAAACCGCGACGACGATCGGCGCCGTCGTCACCGATGCGGCGCTGTCGAAACAGCAGGCCTACCGGCTGGCGATCATGGCGCAGGACGGGATCGCGCGGGCAATCCTGCCGGCCCACCTGCCGCTCGACGGCGACACGGTGTTTTCGGCAGCGACCGGCGAGAAACCGCTCGAGGCAATGGCCGATTATCTGGAACTTTGCCACCTGGCGACGGCAGTCATGGCGCGGGCGGTGGCCCGCGGTGTCTACGAGGCGACCACCCTGCCCCACCCCGGCGCGCAGCCGGCATGGCGGGACAGGTTCGGTCCGTGA
- a CDS encoding GntR family transcriptional regulator — MHVKQFREPASMSYFSERATGRTAAGKPAKSAAAFSALKREIMLGLLPAGAALTELDLAAHFGCSQGTVREALLQLQEEGLVLRKGHRGTQVSECTEAEAIEMFKVRQQIECSGIVRALTHPSRTLVADLKALLAEMIDAARADDELELAAHDREFHRRIFHDADLPALDPILHRCLIHNHRFKILRSSTPRNLVATAERHGSIIEAIEQQDLGRAQEALRHHIATIVEFGPDVFVEPAQ, encoded by the coding sequence ATGCACGTCAAGCAATTTAGAGAGCCAGCATCGATGTCCTATTTCTCTGAGCGAGCGACCGGAAGAACCGCGGCGGGAAAGCCGGCGAAATCGGCGGCCGCGTTCAGTGCGCTCAAGCGGGAAATCATGCTCGGCCTGCTACCGGCGGGCGCCGCACTGACCGAGCTCGATCTGGCGGCGCATTTCGGCTGCAGTCAGGGCACGGTCCGTGAAGCGCTTCTTCAGCTTCAGGAAGAGGGGCTTGTGCTTCGCAAAGGCCATCGCGGCACGCAGGTGTCCGAATGCACCGAAGCGGAAGCGATCGAAATGTTCAAGGTGCGCCAGCAGATCGAATGCAGTGGCATTGTGCGGGCGCTCACCCATCCTTCACGCACGCTCGTCGCCGATCTGAAGGCGCTGCTGGCGGAGATGATAGATGCCGCCAGGGCCGATGACGAACTCGAGCTGGCCGCCCACGACCGGGAGTTCCATCGTCGCATCTTTCATGATGCCGATCTGCCGGCGCTCGACCCCATCCTGCACCGCTGCCTGATCCACAATCACCGCTTCAAGATCCTGCGCAGCAGCACGCCCCGCAATCTGGTGGCGACGGCGGAGCGGCACGGATCGATCATCGAGGCGATCGAGCAGCAGGATCTTGGCCGTGCGCAAGAGGCCCTGCGCCACCATATCGCGACGATCGTCGAGTTCGGCCCCGACGTATTTGTGGAACCCGCGCAATGA
- a CDS encoding SulP family inorganic anion transporter produces MNTHTPYYRSWFFNIRADILSGIVVALALIPEAIGFSAIAGVDPKVGLFASFAIACTAAFTGGRPGMISAATAATAVVMVSLVKEHGLDYLFAATLLMGILQIIAGFLKLGRVMRFVSRSVITGFVNALAILIFMAQLPELIGVPTATYYMIAGGLAIIYLFPRITKVIPSPLVAIAVLTGVSLYFGMNVRTVGDLGELPSSLPFFSLPHVPLTFETLKIIFPYSVTLAAVGLLESLMTAQIVDDMTDTTSSKSQECIGQGAGNIAASLIGGMGGCAMIGQSVINVTSGGRGRLSTFVAGAFLLFLILVLDDIVRVIPMAALVAVMIMVSIGTFSWSSILDLRSNPWQSSVVMLATVVTVVGTHDLAKGVLAGVLLSGIFFAGKVAKLFHVRSTLSEDGTVRSYHVDGQIFFASAETFIAAFDFADDVKRVVIDVTEAHLWDITSVGALDKIVFKFRANGIEVEVVGLNEASAHMLDRFAAHPKQETSDLAAAH; encoded by the coding sequence ATGAACACACACACTCCCTATTACCGCTCCTGGTTCTTCAACATCCGGGCAGACATCCTTTCCGGTATCGTCGTGGCGCTGGCGCTGATCCCCGAAGCCATCGGCTTTTCCGCGATCGCCGGCGTCGATCCCAAGGTCGGACTTTTCGCCTCATTCGCAATCGCCTGTACGGCGGCCTTCACCGGTGGCCGACCCGGCATGATCTCGGCTGCGACCGCTGCGACCGCGGTCGTCATGGTGTCGCTCGTCAAGGAGCACGGTCTCGACTACCTGTTTGCGGCGACGCTGCTGATGGGCATCCTGCAGATCATCGCGGGTTTCCTGAAACTCGGGCGGGTGATGCGCTTCGTTTCCCGCTCGGTGATCACCGGCTTCGTCAATGCGCTGGCGATCCTCATCTTCATGGCACAGCTTCCCGAACTGATCGGCGTGCCGACCGCGACCTATTACATGATCGCCGGCGGGCTCGCGATCATCTATCTCTTCCCGCGCATAACCAAGGTCATCCCCTCGCCGCTGGTGGCGATCGCGGTGCTGACCGGGGTGTCGCTCTATTTCGGCATGAATGTGCGCACGGTCGGCGACCTCGGCGAACTGCCATCCAGCCTGCCGTTCTTCTCGCTGCCGCATGTGCCGCTTACCTTCGAGACGCTGAAGATCATCTTCCCCTATTCGGTGACGCTGGCGGCCGTCGGCCTCCTGGAATCGCTGATGACGGCGCAGATCGTCGACGACATGACCGACACCACCAGTTCCAAGAGCCAGGAATGCATCGGCCAGGGGGCGGGCAACATCGCCGCCAGCCTGATCGGCGGCATGGGCGGCTGCGCGATGATCGGCCAGTCGGTGATCAACGTCACCTCCGGCGGTCGCGGCCGGCTGTCGACCTTCGTCGCCGGCGCCTTCCTCCTGTTCCTGATCCTCGTGCTCGACGACATCGTTCGCGTCATCCCGATGGCGGCGCTGGTCGCGGTGATGATCATGGTGTCGATCGGCACCTTCTCCTGGAGCTCGATCCTCGATCTGCGAAGCAATCCCTGGCAGTCCTCGGTGGTCATGTTGGCAACCGTCGTGACCGTCGTTGGCACGCATGATCTCGCCAAGGGCGTACTGGCCGGCGTGCTTCTGTCCGGCATCTTCTTTGCCGGCAAGGTCGCCAAGCTCTTCCATGTCCGCTCGACGTTGAGCGAGGATGGGACGGTGCGCAGCTACCACGTCGACGGGCAGATCTTCTTTGCCTCGGCGGAGACCTTCATTGCCGCCTTCGACTTTGCCGATGACGTCAAGCGGGTTGTCATCGACGTGACGGAGGCCCATCTCTGGGACATCACCTCGGTCGGAGCGCTCGACAAGATCGTCTTCAAGTTTCGTGCCAATGGCATTGAAGTGGAGGTTGTCGGGCTCAACGAGGCGAGCGCCCATATGCTCGACCGCTTCGCCGCACATCCGAAGCAGGAAACGAGTGATCTGGCGGCCGCGCATTAG
- a CDS encoding ABC transporter ATP-binding protein — MSAISLRQLRKAYGAVEVIHGVDIEIESGEFLVLVGPSGCGKSTLLRMIAGLEEISGGELEIAGKVVNALPPSERDIAMVFQDYALYPHMSVHENMAFGLKMRGADQASTESRVANAADILKIQPFLDRRPAQLSGGQRQRVAMGRAIVREPSAFLFDEPLSNLDAALRVEMRLEIAKLHKRMKATTVYVTHDQVEAMTLADRIVVMNGGRIEQMGAPLELYHRPASLFVARFIGSPTMNTVEATATPSDQGGIVISALGRQFRLPNTQALSGAITFGIRPNDLKACQPEDAWFEGEISVAERLGSQTFAYVEMADGQMFSVEFDRNADVAVGERIHLSGNPSAVHLFDTETGRRMN, encoded by the coding sequence TTGAGCGCGATTTCTTTGCGGCAGCTTCGCAAGGCCTACGGAGCGGTGGAGGTCATCCACGGCGTCGACATCGAGATAGAGAGTGGCGAGTTTCTCGTGCTTGTCGGGCCGTCCGGCTGCGGAAAGTCCACGCTTCTGCGCATGATCGCCGGCCTAGAGGAGATCAGTGGCGGCGAACTCGAAATCGCCGGCAAGGTCGTGAACGCCCTGCCGCCGTCCGAGCGCGACATTGCCATGGTCTTCCAGGACTACGCCCTCTACCCGCATATGAGCGTACACGAGAACATGGCCTTCGGGCTGAAGATGCGCGGCGCAGATCAGGCATCGACGGAAAGCCGCGTGGCGAACGCGGCCGACATCCTCAAGATCCAACCGTTTCTGGACCGACGGCCCGCCCAGTTGTCGGGTGGACAGAGGCAGCGCGTCGCAATGGGGAGGGCAATCGTGCGCGAGCCTTCGGCCTTCCTGTTCGATGAGCCGCTCTCCAACCTGGATGCGGCGCTGCGGGTCGAGATGCGTCTGGAGATCGCTAAGCTGCACAAGCGGATGAAGGCGACCACGGTCTATGTGACGCATGATCAGGTCGAGGCCATGACGCTGGCGGACAGGATCGTGGTCATGAATGGCGGCCGGATCGAGCAGATGGGGGCGCCTCTGGAGCTTTATCACAGGCCGGCCAGCCTGTTCGTCGCACGCTTCATCGGCAGCCCGACCATGAACACCGTCGAGGCCACAGCAACTCCGAGCGATCAGGGAGGCATCGTGATCAGCGCTCTGGGCAGGCAATTCCGGCTGCCGAACACGCAGGCCCTCTCCGGGGCCATCACATTCGGGATCCGGCCGAACGACCTGAAAGCCTGCCAGCCCGAAGACGCCTGGTTCGAGGGTGAAATCTCGGTGGCGGAACGCCTCGGCAGCCAGACATTCGCCTATGTCGAGATGGCCGACGGACAGATGTTCTCCGTCGAATTCGACCGCAACGCCGACGTCGCGGTCGGAGAACGGATCCATCTCTCGGGCAATCCGTCCGCCGTGCATCTCTTTGACACCGAAACAGGACGACGGATGAACTGA
- a CDS encoding efflux RND transporter permease subunit, with the protein MASFFIRRPIFAWVIAIVIMLGGALSIYTLAISQYPDIAPTTVRISATYSGASADTVQNSVTTVIENAMTGLDDLTYMTSSSSTGSASVTLTFGNSIDPDIAQVQVQNKLQLVESQLPDSVQQKGVRVTRSSTSILMVGALVSTDGKRTSAQLGNLMSTSIEDQIQRVEGVGSINVFGSGYAMRIWLDPLKMYKYQLIPSDVTSAVEAQNKQVAVGSLGALPAVEGQQINVTVTAQSQLKSVSDFQAIILKTEADGSTVRLGDVARIEIGQESYGSESRYNGNPSAGFAVNLATGANAIDTSARVESALATISKGLPSGVEIVYPYDTTPFVKLSIEKVVETLVEAIVLVFFVLLIFLQNLRATFIPMIAVPVVLLGTFGILSLTGFTINTLTMFAMVLAIGLLVDDAIVVVENVERLMATERLSPVAATEKSMGEITGAIVGIALVLTAVFIPMAFFGGSVGVIYQQFSVTIVSAMLLSALVAIVLTPALCATMLKPIDHDKEPNALAGWFNRWFGRATNGYGKTVGGLLKRPIRVLILFLAIGIGCAGLFTRIPSSFLPQEDQGVLMTMITLPDGATIERTKSVMEKVENYYLTQEKGDVQAVFGALGFSFGSTGQNSAMLFVKLKDFDERTAADQSASAIAGRAMRFFSTIRDAQVFALQPPAIPRMGNTNGFSMYLVDTGNQGVTALNNAANELAERGAQNSLVNSIRGNSKSLESQMKIVIDQEKAGAMDVSLSEINAMLSTVFGGTNVNDFDLNGDLKPVYVEGDAPFRMQPEDLNYWYARNTNGDMVPFSSFAKVEWVQGSPSLARFDGTNAIAISGSAGTGVSSGAAMDEMERLVSQLDGGYTVAWEGISYQERLSGNQAPYLYAISILVVFLCLAALYESWSIPFSVIMAVPIGVFGALAAATLFSQSNDVYFKVGLLTTIGLAAKNAILIVEFARDRQESGMGLMEAALEAARLRLRPIVMTSLAFILGVLPLAVASGAGSKAQNSIGIGVLGGMLAATLLGIFFVPSFFVMIRRLAGAKALRKAGVADKSADPNE; encoded by the coding sequence ATGGCAAGCTTTTTCATCAGACGGCCGATTTTTGCCTGGGTTATCGCGATCGTCATCATGCTCGGCGGCGCGCTGTCGATCTATACGCTGGCCATATCGCAATATCCGGACATCGCGCCGACAACCGTGCGCATTTCCGCCACCTATAGCGGTGCGTCCGCCGACACGGTGCAGAACTCGGTGACCACGGTCATCGAAAACGCCATGACCGGCCTTGACGACCTGACCTACATGACCTCGTCGTCTTCGACGGGCTCGGCGTCGGTGACGCTGACCTTCGGCAATTCGATCGATCCGGACATCGCCCAGGTCCAGGTCCAGAACAAGCTGCAGCTGGTGGAATCGCAGCTGCCGGACAGCGTCCAGCAGAAGGGCGTGCGCGTCACCCGGTCATCGACGTCGATCCTGATGGTTGGCGCGCTGGTATCGACCGACGGCAAGCGGACCTCGGCACAGCTCGGCAACCTGATGTCGACGTCCATCGAAGACCAGATTCAGCGCGTCGAGGGTGTCGGATCGATCAACGTCTTCGGTTCGGGCTACGCCATGCGCATCTGGCTCGATCCGCTGAAGATGTACAAGTACCAGTTGATTCCGAGCGATGTGACATCCGCGGTCGAGGCGCAGAACAAGCAGGTTGCCGTCGGTTCGCTCGGTGCCTTGCCGGCCGTCGAGGGGCAGCAGATCAATGTCACCGTGACCGCGCAGAGCCAGTTGAAGTCGGTCAGCGATTTCCAGGCGATCATCCTGAAGACCGAAGCGGACGGTTCGACCGTCAGGCTCGGCGACGTCGCGCGCATCGAGATCGGCCAGGAAAGCTACGGATCCGAGTCGCGCTACAACGGCAATCCGTCCGCCGGCTTCGCGGTCAACCTCGCGACCGGCGCCAACGCGATCGACACGTCTGCCCGCGTCGAAAGCGCGCTTGCCACCATCAGCAAGGGTCTGCCGAGCGGCGTCGAGATCGTCTATCCCTATGACACCACGCCCTTCGTCAAGCTGTCGATCGAGAAGGTCGTCGAGACCCTGGTCGAAGCGATCGTGCTCGTCTTCTTCGTTCTCCTGATCTTCCTGCAGAATCTTAGGGCGACCTTCATTCCGATGATTGCCGTTCCGGTGGTGCTGCTCGGTACCTTCGGCATCCTTTCGCTGACCGGATTCACGATCAACACGCTCACCATGTTCGCGATGGTGCTGGCGATCGGTCTGCTCGTCGACGACGCCATCGTGGTGGTCGAGAACGTCGAGCGCCTGATGGCGACCGAACGCCTGTCGCCGGTGGCGGCGACGGAAAAGTCGATGGGCGAGATTACCGGCGCCATCGTCGGCATCGCGCTCGTGCTGACGGCCGTCTTCATTCCGATGGCCTTCTTCGGCGGATCGGTCGGGGTCATCTACCAGCAATTTTCGGTGACCATCGTCTCGGCGATGCTTCTCTCGGCGCTGGTCGCGATCGTGCTCACCCCGGCGCTTTGCGCCACCATGCTGAAGCCGATCGACCATGACAAGGAGCCGAACGCGCTGGCCGGATGGTTCAACCGTTGGTTCGGTCGCGCCACCAACGGCTACGGAAAGACCGTCGGCGGACTGCTCAAGCGTCCCATTCGCGTGCTCATCCTGTTCCTTGCCATCGGTATCGGCTGTGCGGGCCTCTTCACCAGAATTCCAAGTTCCTTCCTGCCGCAGGAAGACCAGGGCGTTCTGATGACGATGATCACCCTGCCGGACGGGGCGACCATCGAGCGCACCAAGTCGGTGATGGAAAAGGTCGAGAACTATTATCTGACCCAGGAGAAGGGCGACGTGCAGGCCGTGTTCGGCGCTCTCGGCTTCAGCTTCGGCAGCACCGGCCAGAACTCCGCCATGCTGTTCGTCAAGCTCAAGGATTTCGACGAGCGGACGGCGGCCGACCAGAGCGCAAGCGCGATTGCCGGCCGGGCGATGCGCTTCTTCTCCACGATCCGCGACGCGCAGGTCTTCGCGCTGCAGCCGCCGGCCATTCCCCGCATGGGCAATACCAACGGTTTCTCCATGTATCTCGTCGATACGGGCAATCAGGGCGTGACCGCACTCAACAATGCGGCCAACGAGCTTGCGGAGCGTGGCGCGCAGAACTCGCTCGTCAATTCGATCCGTGGCAATTCGAAGTCGCTCGAATCGCAGATGAAGATCGTCATCGATCAGGAAAAGGCCGGCGCGATGGACGTCAGCCTGAGCGAGATCAACGCCATGCTGTCGACCGTCTTCGGGGGCACGAATGTCAATGATTTCGATCTCAACGGCGATCTGAAGCCGGTCTATGTCGAAGGCGATGCGCCCTTCCGCATGCAGCCCGAGGATCTGAACTACTGGTACGCCCGCAACACGAACGGCGACATGGTGCCGTTCTCGAGTTTCGCCAAGGTCGAATGGGTCCAGGGGTCGCCGTCGCTGGCGCGGTTCGACGGCACCAATGCGATTGCGATCAGCGGTTCGGCCGGGACCGGCGTCAGCTCCGGTGCCGCCATGGACGAGATGGAGCGTCTCGTTTCCCAACTCGATGGCGGCTACACCGTCGCCTGGGAAGGCATTTCCTATCAGGAGCGGCTCTCCGGAAACCAGGCGCCTTATCTTTATGCGATTTCGATTCTGGTCGTCTTCCTGTGCCTTGCCGCGCTCTATGAAAGCTGGTCGATCCCGTTCTCGGTGATCATGGCCGTGCCGATCGGCGTGTTCGGAGCGCTTGCCGCCGCCACGCTGTTCTCGCAATCGAACGACGTCTACTTCAAGGTCGGACTGCTGACGACCATTGGTCTGGCGGCGAAGAACGCCATCCTCATCGTCGAGTTTGCCAGGGACCGGCAGGAATCCGGCATGGGGCTGATGGAAGCGGCGCTGGAGGCGGCACGCCTGCGCCTGCGGCCGATCGTCATGACCTCGCTTGCCTTCATTCTCGGCGTGCTGCCGCTCGCAGTCGCCAGCGGTGCGGGATCGAAGGCGCAGAACTCGATCGGCATCGGCGTGCTCGGCGGCATGCTGGCGGCCACGCTGCTCGGCATCTTCTTCGTCCCGAGCTTCTTCGTGATGATTCGGAGGCTCGCCGGAGCGAAGGCCCTGCGCAAGGCAGGTGTGGCAGATAAGTCAGCCGATCCCAATGAGTGA
- a CDS encoding efflux transporter outer membrane subunit, translated as MTLSIRRFAPLMFVALSGCMVGPDYEAPQTPLPVKFSEGRNASIGNVSLKPWWTAFTDQRLNSLVAQGMAQNLDVLQAVERIQSSEANVTSAGAGSLPSLTGSASQTFSGSDGSYSGRTNRSTSEGGLSVSWLLDLFGEYRRSKESARASLDAAYASADVARLSLLSDLVTSYIDVRYYQERMAIARDNLKSRQETLELTKFRLDAGAASRLDVVQAEGLVNSTLADMSTLETSFRKSAHHVATLIGLPAASLVSDLSRSSGQPVAHDAVRTGIPADLVRNRPDIRKAERELAAAVADIGVAKAQLFPSIKLSGSISPSYIKSNSASGGITSWSFGPTLNLPIFDGGALRANVQSKESAARGAYLAWKQTVLNAIEEVENAMVALSRDGKAVSASRAEVSSYREALDLSTASYKDGASSLLDVLDAQRSVSTAQANLAQAVRQMAADYVTLNVAIGGGYAAGRLTQ; from the coding sequence ATGACGCTTTCCATTCGTCGATTTGCGCCCCTGATGTTCGTCGCCCTGTCCGGCTGCATGGTCGGACCGGATTACGAGGCGCCGCAAACGCCACTGCCGGTCAAGTTTTCCGAGGGCCGCAATGCCAGCATCGGCAATGTCAGTCTGAAGCCCTGGTGGACGGCATTCACCGACCAGCGCCTCAACAGCCTGGTTGCGCAGGGCATGGCGCAGAACCTCGACGTCCTGCAGGCGGTCGAGCGCATCCAGTCCTCCGAAGCCAATGTCACCTCGGCCGGCGCGGGTTCGCTGCCGAGCCTGACGGGATCCGCTTCCCAGACCTTCAGCGGATCTGATGGCAGCTATTCGGGCCGGACCAACCGCTCCACCAGCGAGGGTGGTCTCTCCGTCTCGTGGCTGCTCGACCTGTTCGGCGAATATCGCCGCTCGAAGGAAAGTGCGCGTGCCTCGCTCGATGCAGCCTATGCCAGCGCCGATGTGGCACGCCTGTCGCTGCTCTCCGATCTCGTCACGTCCTATATCGACGTGCGCTATTACCAGGAGCGCATGGCGATCGCCCGTGATAACCTGAAGTCCCGGCAGGAAACGCTGGAGCTCACCAAGTTCCGTCTCGACGCGGGCGCCGCATCGCGTCTCGACGTCGTGCAGGCCGAAGGCCTTGTCAATTCGACGCTCGCCGACATGTCGACGCTGGAAACGAGTTTCCGCAAGTCGGCGCACCATGTCGCGACCCTGATCGGCCTGCCGGCCGCCTCGCTCGTCTCCGACCTTTCCCGGTCCAGCGGTCAGCCGGTGGCGCATGACGCGGTTCGCACCGGCATTCCCGCCGATCTCGTGCGCAACCGTCCGGATATCCGCAAGGCCGAGCGCGAGCTTGCTGCCGCTGTCGCCGATATCGGCGTCGCCAAGGCGCAGCTCTTCCCGAGCATCAAGCTCAGCGGCTCGATCTCGCCCTCCTACATCAAGTCGAATTCCGCCAGCGGCGGCATCACCAGCTGGTCCTTCGGTCCGACGCTCAACCTGCCGATCTTCGACGGCGGCGCGCTGAGGGCGAATGTGCAGAGCAAGGAATCGGCTGCTCGCGGCGCCTATCTCGCCTGGAAGCAGACGGTGCTGAACGCCATCGAGGAAGTGGAAAACGCCATGGTCGCGCTGTCGCGCGATGGCAAGGCGGTCTCGGCATCGCGTGCCGAAGTGTCGTCCTATCGCGAGGCGCTCGATCTGTCGACCGCAAGCTACAAGGACGGCGCGTCCTCGCTGCTCGACGTCCTCGACGCCCAGCGCTCGGTCTCCACCGCGCAGGCGAACCTCGCACAGGCGGTCCGCCAGATGGCGGCCGATTACGTCACGCTCAACGTCGCCATCGGCGGCGGCTATGCGGCGGGTCGGCTGACCCAGTAA